From the genome of Paracoccus seriniphilus, one region includes:
- a CDS encoding acyl-CoA dehydrogenase family protein, protein MDFALSEEQQAIFDMARDFGQSRIAPHAREWEAQGTIPRSLWTETAQLGFGGLYVREENGGSGLSRLDATLVFEALSMACPSVASFLSIHNMCAGMVDKFGSDEARATWLPGLCSMEKLASYCLTEPGSGSDAAALRTRAEASDQGYKLNGVKAFISGGSYSDLYVVMVRTGAEGPRGISTVLVETGTEGLSFGGLEDKMGWRAQPTAQVQFDDCMIPASNLLGEEGKGFSYAMAGLDGGRLNIAASALGGAQAALDQTLTYMGERKAFGKSLDQFQALQFRLAEMETALQSARIFLRQAAWKLDQGAPDASKFCAMAKLYVTDRAFDVANQCLQLHGGYGYLADYGIEKIVRDLRVHQILEGTNEIMRLIIGRSLLAERG, encoded by the coding sequence AGAGCAGCAGGCAATCTTTGACATGGCCAGGGATTTTGGCCAGTCCCGCATTGCCCCACACGCCCGCGAATGGGAAGCGCAGGGCACCATCCCGCGCAGCCTCTGGACAGAAACCGCACAGCTGGGATTTGGCGGGCTGTATGTGCGCGAGGAAAACGGCGGATCTGGCCTGTCGCGACTGGATGCGACGCTGGTCTTCGAAGCACTGTCGATGGCCTGCCCTTCCGTTGCCTCATTCCTTTCGATCCACAATATGTGCGCCGGAATGGTCGACAAGTTCGGCAGCGATGAAGCCCGCGCGACCTGGCTTCCCGGCCTGTGCAGCATGGAAAAGCTGGCCAGCTATTGCCTGACCGAACCGGGCAGCGGATCGGACGCGGCCGCGCTGCGCACCCGTGCCGAGGCCAGCGATCAGGGTTACAAGCTGAATGGCGTCAAGGCCTTCATCTCGGGCGGCAGCTATTCGGATCTCTATGTCGTGATGGTGCGCACCGGTGCCGAGGGCCCCAGGGGCATCAGCACCGTGCTTGTCGAAACCGGAACCGAGGGCCTGTCCTTTGGCGGGCTTGAAGACAAGATGGGCTGGCGCGCGCAACCCACCGCACAGGTCCAGTTCGACGACTGCATGATCCCGGCAAGCAATCTGCTGGGCGAAGAAGGCAAGGGCTTCAGCTATGCCATGGCCGGTCTCGATGGCGGACGCCTGAATATCGCTGCCAGTGCCCTGGGTGGCGCTCAGGCTGCCTTGGACCAGACGCTGACCTATATGGGCGAACGCAAGGCCTTTGGAAAATCCCTCGACCAGTTCCAGGCGCTGCAATTCCGGCTGGCCGAGATGGAAACCGCCCTGCAATCGGCGCGGATATTCCTGCGTCAGGCAGCATGGAAACTGGATCAAGGCGCGCCGGATGCCTCGAAATTCTGCGCCATGGCCAAGCTTTATGTCACGGATCGCGCATTCGATGTGGCAAACCAATGCCTGCAGCTGCATGGCGGCTATGGCTATCTGGCCGATTACGGGATCGAGAAGATCGTGCGCGACCTGCGCGTTCACCAGATTCTGGAAGGCACGAATGAAATCATGCGGCTGATCATTGGTCGCAGCCTATTGGCAGAACGGGGGTAA
- a CDS encoding enoyl-CoA hydratase/isomerase family protein, translated as MQDLNIRISGKAGRITFTRPKALNALSHDMALEIQAALDAWCDDPAVSLVVIDAEGDRAFCAGGDIAAVYRAGISGDHSVGRAFFRDEYLLNATIAEYPKPIVAFMQGFIMGGGVGIGGHAQQRIVGDSSQIAMPESGIGLIPDVGGTWLLAHAPGRIGEYLALTGGRMGAGDAIHAGFADVYLPEARWPELIRTLEQTGDFNRIKGETPPESPLATRDLSPFGQPDLKSITAALEEAGDESSLKAIRRNSPLSMAAGLRMVREARRDPSIRESLAREFRFTYRATEFADFLEGVRAQIIDKDRNPNWQADPSPENLDRMLAPLGEHEMKWETGK; from the coding sequence GTGCAAGATCTGAACATCCGCATCTCGGGCAAGGCCGGGCGCATCACCTTTACCCGTCCCAAGGCGCTGAATGCGCTCAGCCACGACATGGCGCTGGAAATACAGGCGGCGCTGGACGCATGGTGCGACGATCCGGCAGTCAGCCTTGTGGTGATCGATGCCGAGGGCGACCGGGCGTTCTGCGCCGGAGGCGATATCGCCGCGGTCTATCGCGCCGGAATATCCGGTGATCACAGTGTCGGACGGGCCTTCTTTCGCGACGAATACCTGCTGAATGCCACGATCGCAGAGTATCCCAAGCCCATCGTCGCCTTCATGCAGGGTTTCATCATGGGCGGCGGCGTCGGCATCGGCGGCCATGCACAACAGCGCATCGTTGGCGACAGCAGCCAGATTGCCATGCCTGAATCCGGAATCGGCCTGATTCCCGATGTCGGTGGGACATGGCTTCTGGCCCATGCACCCGGACGAATTGGCGAATATCTGGCGCTGACCGGCGGACGCATGGGGGCCGGGGACGCCATTCATGCCGGCTTTGCCGATGTCTATCTGCCCGAGGCAAGATGGCCGGAACTGATCCGGACACTGGAACAGACCGGAGATTTCAACCGGATCAAGGGCGAAACCCCGCCCGAATCGCCGCTGGCAACCCGCGATCTGTCGCCCTTTGGCCAGCCCGATCTCAAGTCGATCACTGCGGCTCTGGAAGAGGCGGGCGATGAATCCTCGCTCAAAGCCATCCGGCGCAACTCGCCGCTGTCCATGGCGGCGGGGCTGCGCATGGTGCGCGAGGCGCGACGTGACCCCAGCATTCGCGAATCATTGGCGCGCGAATTCCGCTTTACCTATCGCGCCACCGAATTCGCGGATTTCCTGGAAGGCGTGCGCGCCCAGATCATCGACAAGGACCGCAACCCGAACTGGCAGGCCGATCCGTCCCCCGAGAATCTGGACAGGATGCTGGCGCCCCTGGGAGAGCATGAAATGAAATGGGAGACAGGAAAATGA
- the mmsB gene encoding 3-hydroxyisobutyrate dehydrogenase, which produces MKIGFIGLGNMGAPMAANLAKAGHEVAGFDTAAPAPDGVRAVDSAAGAAADADVVISMLPNGQILRAVADQVIPAMREGAVFCDCSTVDVASARTVAEQALAAGLGALDAPVSGGIGGAQAGTLTFMVGGRQQDFDIVAPLLDIMGQKAVLCGEAGAGQSAKICNNMILGVTMLATCEAFALADKLGLDRQKMFDVVSTSSGASWSINSYCPAPGVGPQSPADNDYKPGFAAELMLKDLRLAQAAAEDVDADTPMGALATEQYKTFVEDEDGNGRDFSAMLPRFAARSRHSGES; this is translated from the coding sequence ATGAAGATCGGATTTATCGGGCTTGGCAATATGGGCGCCCCCATGGCCGCCAACCTGGCCAAGGCAGGCCATGAGGTCGCAGGATTCGATACCGCCGCCCCCGCGCCCGATGGCGTTCGGGCCGTCGATAGCGCCGCCGGGGCCGCAGCAGATGCCGATGTCGTCATCTCGATGCTGCCCAACGGCCAGATCCTGCGGGCCGTGGCCGATCAGGTGATCCCGGCGATGCGCGAAGGTGCGGTGTTCTGCGATTGCTCGACCGTCGATGTTGCCAGCGCGCGCACGGTGGCCGAACAGGCGTTGGCTGCGGGCTTGGGCGCGCTGGATGCGCCGGTGTCAGGCGGCATTGGCGGCGCACAGGCCGGAACCCTGACCTTCATGGTCGGCGGGCGGCAGCAGGATTTCGATATCGTCGCGCCGCTGCTGGACATCATGGGCCAGAAAGCCGTGCTCTGCGGCGAGGCCGGTGCCGGACAATCCGCAAAGATCTGCAACAACATGATCCTTGGCGTCACCATGCTGGCCACCTGCGAAGCCTTTGCGCTGGCCGACAAGCTGGGCCTGGACCGCCAGAAGATGTTCGACGTGGTCTCGACCAGTTCGGGGGCCAGCTGGTCGATCAACAGCTATTGCCCGGCACCCGGTGTGGGACCGCAATCCCCGGCAGACAATGATTACAAGCCGGGGTTCGCGGCGGAACTGATGCTGAAGGATCTGCGTCTGGCCCAGGCCGCGGCCGAGGATGTGGATGCCGACACCCCGATGGGTGCCCTGGCCACCGAGCAATACAAGACCTTTGTCGAGGATGAAGACGGCAATGGTCGCGATTTCTCGGCCATGCTGCCCCGATTCGCGGCGCGCAGCCGTCACTCTGGCGAAAGCTGA